A window of the Pirellulales bacterium genome harbors these coding sequences:
- a CDS encoding cupin domain-containing protein, which produces MATITIPNENRRIDDAEEIREFLAPYGIWHERWQLEDRVDPDASPEEILAAYAPEVERLMRRGGYVTADVINVSPDVPGLQEMLDRFNKEHTHSEDEVRFIVKGRGVFHIHGADGRVFAIEVEGGDLINVPNGTQHWFDLCADRTIRAIRLFQDKSGWTPQYIEGGVHAGYAPLCWGPNYLPTNGPRIEQVRI; this is translated from the coding sequence ATGGCCACGATTACGATTCCCAATGAAAACCGCCGCATCGATGATGCGGAAGAAATCCGCGAGTTTCTCGCTCCGTATGGCATCTGGCACGAGCGCTGGCAGCTAGAGGACCGGGTCGATCCGGATGCCTCGCCGGAGGAAATCCTGGCGGCTTACGCTCCCGAAGTCGAGCGGCTGATGCGGCGAGGTGGCTACGTCACGGCCGACGTGATCAATGTCTCGCCCGACGTGCCGGGACTTCAAGAAATGCTTGATCGCTTCAACAAGGAACATACGCACAGCGAAGACGAGGTGCGCTTTATCGTAAAGGGGCGGGGTGTTTTTCACATCCACGGCGCCGATGGCCGAGTGTTTGCAATCGAAGTCGAAGGGGGTGATCTGATCAACGTGCCGAACGGAACTCAGCACTGGTTCGACCTTTGCGCGGATCGGACCATCCGCGCGATCCGCTTGTTTCAGGACAAGTCGGGCTGGACGCCGCAGTATATCGAAGGCGGCGTCCATGCCGGTTACGCTCCGCTCTGCTGGGGACCGAACTACTTGCCGACGAACGGCCCTCGGATTGAGCAAGTGCGAATCTAG
- the mtnC gene encoding acireductone synthase: protein MPDDRSVCEEAVIHFAGRAILLDVEGTTSSIRFVNDVLFSYARQMLDSYLRSHWDTDEQAHAREQIARDTGAESFAAWSRGEPRQRAREQLRMEVTRLMDRDAKTTGLKELQGLIWKEGFEAGKLRAHVYPDVVPALRRWNEAGLDVRIYSSGSVTAQRLFFSHTDVGDLSAFFKGNYDTTAGPKRSHESYAKIAADIALPPEQILFLSDVVAELDAAQAAGLQTALVARAENAPTGDGHEHSVIHDFSEVEIG from the coding sequence GTGCCCGATGATCGCTCGGTTTGCGAGGAAGCTGTGATCCACTTCGCCGGCCGGGCCATTTTACTGGACGTGGAGGGCACCACCTCATCGATCCGCTTCGTGAACGACGTGCTCTTCAGCTACGCCCGGCAGATGCTCGACAGTTATCTTCGCTCGCATTGGGACACCGACGAGCAGGCCCATGCTCGCGAGCAGATTGCCCGCGACACTGGGGCGGAATCGTTCGCCGCCTGGTCGCGCGGCGAGCCGCGGCAGCGGGCCCGCGAGCAACTGCGGATGGAAGTGACCCGGCTGATGGATCGCGACGCCAAGACGACCGGGCTAAAGGAGTTGCAGGGGCTGATCTGGAAAGAGGGCTTCGAGGCCGGCAAGCTGCGGGCCCACGTTTATCCCGACGTCGTGCCCGCCCTGCGCCGCTGGAACGAGGCGGGCCTCGATGTGCGAATCTACTCGTCCGGCAGCGTCACGGCCCAGCGGCTGTTTTTCTCGCACACCGACGTCGGTGATCTCTCGGCTTTCTTCAAGGGAAACTACGACACGACGGCCGGCCCGAAGCGATCGCACGAAAGCTATGCGAAGATCGCCGCCGACATCGCCCTGCCGCCCGAGCAGATTCTATTCTTGAGCGACGTAGTCGCCGAGTTGGATGCCGCCCAGGCCGCCGGCTTGCAAACGGCATTAGTCGCTCGCGCCGAAAACGCGCCGACCGGCGACGGTCACGAACATTCGGTGATACACGACTTCAGCGAAGTCGAAATCGGCTGA
- the pduL gene encoding phosphate propanoyltransferase, with protein MVSATLDRASVERIVREIVMGRPSAPPGTPNLVVSISARHCHLTDQDVETLFGAGHKLTPMKDLYQDGFYAAEETVMMVGPRRKMLPAVRVLGPTRRHSQVELAFTDGISMGIDLPVRPSGKVEGTPGCVLVGPAGVVEMKQGVIRAERHVHMNLEHAAYYGVKNGDRINLRIVSTCSAVFNDLLVRADATSKLEVHIDTDEGNAADLDHATKVELFV; from the coding sequence ATGGTTTCCGCCACACTAGATCGAGCGTCCGTCGAGCGGATCGTGCGCGAAATCGTTATGGGGCGGCCGAGCGCGCCGCCGGGCACTCCGAACCTTGTGGTGAGCATTTCGGCGCGGCATTGCCATTTGACCGATCAAGACGTCGAGACGTTGTTCGGCGCGGGACACAAGCTCACGCCGATGAAGGACCTTTATCAAGACGGGTTTTACGCGGCAGAAGAGACGGTGATGATGGTCGGCCCGCGGCGGAAGATGTTGCCGGCCGTTCGCGTGCTCGGCCCGACGCGGCGGCACAGCCAAGTCGAATTAGCGTTTACCGACGGCATCTCGATGGGAATCGATTTGCCAGTCCGCCCGAGCGGCAAAGTCGAGGGAACGCCCGGCTGCGTGCTCGTCGGCCCGGCCGGGGTGGTTGAGATGAAACAAGGCGTGATCCGCGCCGAGCGGCACGTCCACATGAATCTCGAGCACGCGGCATACTACGGCGTCAAGAACGGCGATCGGATAAACCTGCGGATCGTCTCGACATGCAGTGCAGTTTTCAATGATCTGTTGGTTCGCGCCGATGCGACGAGCAAACTTGAGGTCCACATCGACACCGACGAAGGTAACGCTGCCGATTTGGATCACGCGACGAAAGTAGAGTTGTTTGTGTAG
- a CDS encoding DeoR/GlpR family DNA-binding transcription regulator produces the protein MSYSGNEDDWWSEGFIVVLAEKRRDRLLELVRSHGFASLPDLAEKLQVSESTVRRDLDQLETAGTAKRTHGGVFYTGTSPKLPHFDERQPAQWDKKRLIARRAAELIENGDTLLLDGGTTAYEVARLLVGRPLQIVTNSLPVANLFASGANTDLVLLGGYVYPRTGVSLGPYANEMLARLNVRKTVLSVAAINERGFYNSNLLLVETERAMMHAAEEVIVVADSTKFGHQSLAHIGPLDAVQYLVVDDEISTKWRQRIGASGVNLLIAEKGVEA, from the coding sequence ATGTCATACTCTGGCAATGAGGATGATTGGTGGTCGGAGGGTTTTATCGTGGTTTTGGCCGAAAAGCGACGAGATCGGCTGCTGGAATTAGTCCGATCGCACGGTTTTGCGTCACTTCCAGATCTGGCGGAAAAGTTGCAAGTTTCGGAATCGACCGTCCGCCGCGACCTCGATCAATTGGAAACAGCCGGCACGGCGAAGCGGACTCATGGCGGTGTGTTTTACACGGGCACATCGCCGAAATTGCCGCATTTCGACGAACGTCAGCCGGCCCAATGGGACAAGAAACGGCTGATCGCTCGCCGGGCCGCCGAGTTGATCGAGAACGGCGACACGCTGCTGCTCGATGGCGGGACGACGGCTTACGAGGTGGCCCGGCTGCTTGTCGGTCGGCCTTTGCAGATTGTGACGAACTCGCTGCCGGTAGCGAATCTGTTCGCTTCCGGGGCCAACACCGACCTAGTGTTGCTAGGCGGCTATGTCTATCCGCGGACCGGGGTTTCGCTTGGCCCGTACGCCAACGAAATGCTGGCTCGACTGAACGTGCGCAAGACGGTGCTAAGCGTCGCCGCGATCAACGAGCGCGGATTTTACAACAGCAATTTGCTGCTGGTTGAAACAGAGCGGGCGATGATGCACGCGGCCGAAGAGGTGATCGTCGTGGCCGACAGCACCAAGTTTGGTCATCAGAGTCTGGCGCATATCGGTCCGCTCGACGCGGTGCAATACCTCGTCGTGGATGATGAGATTAGCACGAAATGGCGGCAGCGAATTGGTGCCAGCGGAGTCAATCTACTGATCGCGGAAAAAGGGGTCGAGGCATAG
- a CDS encoding BMC domain-containing protein yields the protein MQSAIGLVETKGLVALVEATDAMAKAANVEIVKRVSIGGGLVTTVVSGDVGSVRAAVEAGAAAATQVGELISSHIIPRPADGLVAAYLT from the coding sequence ATGCAAAGTGCAATCGGCTTAGTAGAAACGAAAGGGCTCGTTGCCCTGGTGGAAGCGACCGACGCGATGGCCAAGGCGGCCAATGTCGAGATCGTCAAGCGAGTGTCGATCGGCGGCGGGTTGGTGACGACCGTCGTCTCGGGGGATGTCGGCAGCGTGCGGGCCGCCGTCGAAGCGGGGGCCGCCGCCGCGACGCAAGTCGGCGAGTTGATCTCCAGCCATATCATTCCGCGCCCCGCGGATGGGCTGGTCGCGGCGTATCTGACGTGA
- a CDS encoding BMC domain-containing protein produces the protein MAKVMEALGMIETKGFVALVEASDAMMKAANVQFLGWDKVGSGLVTAFVTGDVAAVKAATDAGASAAGRIGEVVSVQVIPRPHDDLGIVLPAGKEAVAKGAD, from the coding sequence ATGGCAAAAGTGATGGAAGCGCTTGGCATGATTGAGACCAAGGGTTTTGTTGCCCTGGTCGAAGCGAGCGATGCGATGATGAAGGCCGCCAACGTCCAGTTCCTTGGTTGGGACAAGGTGGGCAGCGGCTTGGTCACGGCCTTCGTGACCGGCGACGTGGCCGCCGTAAAGGCCGCGACCGATGCGGGGGCCAGTGCAGCCGGCCGGATCGGTGAAGTGGTCAGCGTGCAGGTGATCCCTCGCCCGCATGACGATTTGGGCATCGTGCTCCCCGCCGGCAAGGAGGCGGTAGCGAAGGGAGCGGATTGA
- the mtnB gene encoding methylthioribulose 1-phosphate dehydratase codes for MSSQLKNPVQFGRTASEGTRESAQAALVDVGSYLHSRGWSLATSSNYSVVLSRDPLRLLLTASGKDKGRLKRTDFVVVDETGRAVAPTDQRPSAETLLHVALAQQQGVGAVLHTHSVWGTLVSDWRREAGFVRIADYEMLKGLEGIHTHEHALDVPIFDNTQDIAALAAQVEARLADRVHPLQYGFLIHRHGLYTWGRDLDEARRHVEVFEFLFEVVGRSMEPPRRQERPEERMTRNQGGSDGHDYDSQ; via the coding sequence ATGTCGAGCCAGCTAAAGAATCCGGTCCAATTCGGGCGAACCGCTTCCGAAGGCACGCGCGAATCAGCGCAGGCGGCCTTGGTTGACGTCGGATCGTACTTACACAGCCGTGGATGGTCGCTCGCTACTAGCAGCAATTACAGCGTCGTGCTCAGCCGCGATCCGCTCCGGCTCCTTCTCACCGCCAGCGGGAAGGACAAGGGGCGATTGAAGCGAACCGATTTTGTCGTTGTCGACGAGACTGGTCGAGCGGTTGCTCCAACGGACCAGCGCCCGTCAGCCGAGACGCTGCTGCACGTCGCGTTGGCTCAGCAACAGGGAGTCGGCGCGGTGCTGCACACGCATTCCGTGTGGGGAACGCTCGTTTCCGATTGGCGCCGCGAGGCCGGTTTTGTGCGGATCGCCGACTATGAAATGCTCAAGGGGCTGGAAGGGATTCACACGCACGAACATGCGCTCGATGTGCCGATCTTCGACAACACCCAGGACATTGCCGCTTTGGCCGCTCAGGTCGAGGCGCGGCTGGCCGATCGAGTCCATCCCCTGCAATATGGCTTCCTCATTCATCGACACGGACTGTACACTTGGGGGCGCGATCTGGACGAGGCCCGCCGGCACGTCGAGGTGTTTGAGTTCTTGTTCGAGGTGGTTGGCAGAAGCATGGAACCGCCAAGGCGCCAAGAACGCCCAGAAGAGAGAATGACGAGAAACCAAGGAGGCAGTGATGGCCACGATTACGATTCCCAATGA